GCCGATCCGGCGGCGATGAGCCCGTCGGGCGCGGGATCCCCGATGATGTTTCCTTTTACGAGCGATGCGGACATGGCCCGGGATTTTCAGGCCTTGGCCCCTCCCATCCTGCCATGGGGGCCGAATACGAGCGGGCCTTTCTTTACCGGGACGGCGGAAGTGGAACCGATCGGATCCTGGTATCTGGAGCCTTTTGCTTATGACTTTATTACTCCCGGTATTTCCGCATCCTCCCTGTATATGCCGATGCGTCTGGCGGTCGGTCTCGGTCACAACGTGGAGTTCGATACCTTTCTGCCGCTGATCCAGAACTGGCAGGGGGTGGACCCCTCCCAGGGCATCGACCATTCTGCCAGTCATTTCGGCGTGGGAAACACCCACTTCGAGATCAAGTGGGAACTGACGAGCGATGCCGACGTCTATGAGCCTCTGGCGAGGCCGGCCATTGCGCTGACATTCGACTTCTGGGTGCCGTCCGGACAGTACCAGAACCTGAACCCCCAGGATTACGGGACCGACCAGCTGGGGAACGGCACATACAATGAAGGCGTATTCGTCCTGGTGCGAAAGCATGTGAAACCGTTCATGTTTTACCTCCAGGTAGGGGACATTATCGAGAACCCGTCCACGGTGGGGGCCGGGTACACCTTCAACAACGGGACCGGACAGCTGCCCCTGACGACGACCAACTTTCACATGGTGGACGGAAACCTGACCTACTACGCCGGGGCGTTCGAGCACGTCGTCAACACCGAATGGGGGGCGGGATATCTTCTCGAGTTCTACGGAGAAACCCAGAGCGGAACGAATCTTTTCTTCGGAGCGGCGAACGCCCCGTCCTGGTCCTTCTTCTGGCTGGCCCCCGAAGTCGAGCTGACCTGGCCGCATACGGAGAAGTTTGCGGCCACCTGGGGGGCCGGTGTGGCCCTGCCGGTCTATCAGTCCAATTATCCCCATACCTACACCCCCATGGGGACCGTCACGCTCTATTTCAACGGTCCTTTTGGCTACAGGGGGATGTAAGAACGATGCGGCGCGCGTTTCTCCGGGCCTCGAAGGCCCATGTCCGGTCCGGTTTTTTTCTGGTCAGTCTTCTGGCCCTGGTTTTGATCCAGGTGTTCCGTTTTTCCGGTCTCACCCCGGCCTCGGGAGAGGACGGGTTCTCCCCGGCCACCTTCCCGCCCCTGACGTTTCTTCCCTCCTGGACCTTCTCCGGGGTCGGGGACCCCGTCGCCCAGACCCCGACCCTTCCCTCCGGTTCTCCGGCGTCCCCGAATACGACGGACAGCATGCTGTCGAGCGGGATTGCCCATGCGGGAAACCGGATTTTCCTCGAGCCCCTGATCGTGAAGGACGGCGACATCGACAACCAGCTGACGCTGATGCCGGCCTACGGGGGAATGCCCGGGCACAGTTCCGCCTTTACAACCCCGATCATGCTGGAAAAGCGGTTGACCCATCATTTCAGTGTCCGGCTCGATACCCATTACATCGATCTGTGGACGCCGAACAAGGGATACGAGGGGTTCCAGTACCTGGGTCTCCAGGGAAAACTCCTGCTCTACGAGAACGATCCCCACGAGATCTTCACGACCTTCATCCTGCGGGGCATCACGCCGGTCGGAGGATCTCCGGTGGGGCAAGGCAACCCCTTCACCCTCTATTCCTACCTGGTGTTCAACAAAGGGCTCGGAGATGTGCCGGTTTCCTGGATCCGTCCGTTCGCCTTCCAGACGGACGTGGCGGGGATCGTTCCGTTCGGGGACGGTCCCATGCCGCTTTCCGATTTCATGGGGACCTACGATTACGGCGATTCCTTCCGGTTCGACGGGGCCATCGAATACAGTTTTCTCTATCTCCACGACATTCTGGGTGTTCCGATGCCCTCCTTCTTCGCTCATCTGACGCCCGCCGTCGAATCCCGGACGCTCGTGAACCTGTCCAACAACGGGTATTACGGCCTGACCGAAGGCTACCTCTCCTATGAGGTGAACTACCAGGCGGACTGGTATCAGGTGAGCGTGGCCTACCAGCAGCCCTACGGCGCGGATTCTTCGTTTCTCGGACAGCGATATGTTCTCTATACAACCTTTTTCTATGGATGGCTTCTTCGAAAGATGGGATACCACGCCACCCCGTACTGACGGCCGGGAAGAATTCCAGTTGCAGGAAAGATCCCGGTCCCTTAGGATGGTGGAGGACGAAAACAGGATCGTGTGTCTGGATTGCCGTCCGGAAAAAAATTACGAGATCATTTTCTTAAGATTCTTAAGAGAAAGGAGTCGGGTATGGCGTTCATGAAGGTACGTTCGTTTCTGGTTCTGGCGATGGGGATCGTCCTGTGTCTTCCGGCGATGTCCAAAGCGGCCCCGCCGCCCTATACAAGTCCCGAGATGGCAAAAAAACTCGGACAGTTCCGGAAAGAGGCCGGAGGGGCCTTTATCGTCCCCCAGGCGTTCGGGGCTCATCCGGGCGCGACGTTTGTCCTGATGCACGCGAAGGATCTGGGGCTCTCCGACAAGCAGATCAAGAAGATCCGGATGATCCGGCGGGAGATGGTGAACCGCTCCCTGAAGCAGATCGCCCGGATCGACAAGCTCCGATCCCGTTATCTGGATTTGATGAAATCTCCGAACCCTCCCCTGCACAAAGCCCGGAAAGTCTATATGAAGCTGACCCGGCTGATGGCCATTGCGACGTTCGATCATCTCACGGGCCATGTCAAGGTCGGAAAGGTTTTGACCAAGGAACAGTGGTCCAAGATGAAAAACCAGCATTAAAAATCTCTTTTTAAATCGCAATAGAAAAAATGGCCGGGAGAATAAGACTTCTTCCGGCCTTTTTTTGTCCGGAGTGTTCCCTGTCATACATTCCTCTCCCTGGCTTCAAGGCATTGTCTTATTTATGTTGTATGTTCCGGAAAGCGTCCCGTTCGCCGAATGCTCTCCCGCTGTTCTGACTACTGGGGCGCGGCTCGTGGATGTTGAATGGGGATAAGCTGTATGTGCAGCGTTGAAGCAATGGAAACTTCTGAAAAACTCGTGCGATCGGGATGGATTCTCTTGCCGGAAAATTGGAAAGGTTTGTAGAATTCAAAGAGAGAGGGTCATTGGATTTTTGTTGTTCCGCCATGGATCTTTGAGAAGACAAAATGATTCCCGACTGTGTTTTTGCCTGGAGGGCCGTTGGTGAAGTTGGATGAAAGCGAAAACAGTGAGTGGGAAACGATTCGAAAAACGTTCAGAGAGTTTTCCGAATGGTTTCCGGAGAGCCTGATCGTTATCGGTGGAGTTGCGGTTTATTTGAGATCCGTTGACAAAATCGGACAGTCTTTCCTGGAATATAGCCATGATGGGGATTTCTATCTTTCTCTCGTGGCGTATTCGGAATTGAGGGACATTGAGGTTGTCACGGGGAACCCAAGGCTCAAGAAGCATCAGTTGATCAAGAACGGCGTGGACTTCGATATTTATGTCGAGAGAAACAATAATCTTGTTGTCCCATTCGAAGAAGCCTTCCGGTATGCGACGATCATAGACGGCTTTCGTGTCGCCTGTTCGGAACATTTGCTGGCGCTCAAGCTGGAAGCGTTCAAAGACCGTCAGGGAACCCCAAAGGGAGAGAAAGATGAAAGAGATCTCATTCGGATTGTTCTCACGGTCGACAACTTTGTCCAGGATGTGATCCGGATCTATCTGGATGAGGAAAACCGAAAAATTCTTCGGGATATCGGAAGACATCCGGAACCTTTTCTGGTGATGGCATCAAACAATGCCCACAATGCCTCCATGCTCCGGGAACAGTACCATACCGCTCTCGCCCGGATAGAAAAGAATGTTTGAAAATGAGATGGAAAGCGAATCCGAACCTCATTCCGCCGGGTATCCTTCTCCGGCCTTATCGAACCAAGGAGACAGACTGGTTGACGGTGAAAGAGCTTTGTCGCCGCGCCGGAATCCCCTATAGGGTTTCAGGGGGAAAAACCCTATGGGTAGCGATTGATCCCCTGACTGTCGAACATTTCCGCGGATTGAGCAGTCAGGGGGAAACGGTGTATGTCGTGGGGGGGAAAGGGCTGCCGGACAGAGATCCGGACAGGTCCATCCGGATCCTGGAAGTTCTGGCCTACTCCTTTCATGATTGGGCCAGTCGCGAATGTCTTTGTGGTCGCGGGTTTTTTGTCTGACGTTCCGTCAGGAAGGCTGCGCGGGCGCATATGGTCCATGGGCGGTCGTCGAAGGAACCCGGAAGAACGATGGTCGCTTTATGAAAAAGGGGCGTCCGTGAGGAGCGCAAGTTTCCGGGCAAGACCTCTACCCGAAGATGGGTATATCGATGGAGCATCTGGAGAGTCTTGTGGCCGGTGATGGCTGCAACTTGGGAATGGTCAGTCCTCTTTCGAAAAGACGGCTGGTCGCCTCATGGCGGAGGTCGTGGAAACGCAGGCCATATATGCCCGCCTTCCGGCAGGATTCGAGAAAACGATGGGACACGTCGTCCGGTGACAGGGGAAAGATTCTGTCGGAGACTGAAGAGACTGATTTTCGTTCTTTCAGGACGGCAAGAGCCAGGGGGGACAAGGGGACTTTTCGCCTTGAACCGGATTTTGTGTCTTCAAGCTGTGCGACTCTTCTCTCGAGATCGACACGGTCCCATGTCAGTGAGAGGATTTGGCTTCTTCTCATGGCGGTTTCGATGGCAAGGCGCAGGCCTTCGTGTCAAAAGTCCAGGGTGATCCGGTCGAACCCCTTCCTTTTGACGATTGCCCTCCAGGATCCGCTTCTTTTCAGGAAATATGCCATCTTCGATCACCCTCCCGGTGAAATTATTGGATGGAAAGATCCTAAGCATTATTTGGGTTAGGGCACCATAGGGGTACCAAATTAAATTTTAAATCGGAGGGGATTTTTTAAATATTGGCTTATTGACTGGTGCTCGGAGGGGGAATCGAACCCCCATGGGATTACTCCCGGCGGATTTTGAGTCCGCTGCGTCTGCCTGTTCCGCCATCCGAGCGAAGATCGTGTCACGACAGGAATTGAAAAAAGAAGGGGAATCCATTCCGGAGTCTCTTTCAGGAAACAGGGGTATCGTACTGGCAGAAAGAGGATTTTGCAAGCCTGTCCTTAAGGTTCTACCGGCGAAAGATGGTCTTTGTGAAAAAATTTCATCGAAATGACATCTGGTGTTGACGGGACTGTGACGCCTGTGTAAAATGCACAACATCCAATCCTGAAAGTGAACCGAGGTGCGCGAAGAACGGCCCGGAAACCCGTTTGGCGGGTGCCCGATTTTTTCCCGAGATTGAAAGATGGGATGGTGCCTTTATTCGTGCAGAGAAGGAAGGGAG
This portion of the Leptospirillum ferriphilum genome encodes:
- a CDS encoding site-specific integrase produces the protein MRRSQILSLTWDRVDLERRVAQLEDTKSGSRRKVPLSPLALAVLKERKSVSSVSDRIFPLSPDDVSHRFLESCRKAGIYGLRFHDLRHEATSRLFERGLTIPKLQPSPATRLSRCSIDIPIFG